CTTGGGCTGTGCAAGGAAAGCTCTACGTGTCTCTCATGGAGCAACTGTGAACCTGCAGTGGCCAAGGCAATgggcagctggaggaggcaggcaGATATGATAGGGTTGTGTAGGGTTGTTTTCTGGAGGTTTTGTGAATTGCTACTCACAGGTAAAAGCTGGAGTCCAGTGGCatggaggatgaggaggaatgAGTGAGGTCTGCAGTGTgagctcctgctctgttttctggTCCAAATCTCCAAGTAGAGAGTATTGACCTGATAGAGAAGAGAGAAACACTGTGGCACGGAGATCTTGAAGCAACTTCCTTGGCAGAGACAGGGTGGGAAGGTCGTGCAGTTGGTACCTTGGGAGGCATTTGAGGCTTAGCATATTGAAGTCCAGAGTTTGAATATGAATTGATTATTTATTATATGTTGAGCAGGTGGCTTGTCTAGACTGCATAAGATCAGGCCGTGGCCAAGTGGGCAGCACCAGTGCCCAGGTGTGCATCAATCCTGCACCTGTAGCAGCTCCTGTCTGCCAAAGGGTAAGAGTTTGTTGATGGATGAAAGGGAGGTGGTTGTGATCATTTTAACTGGTGTTTAGGTTGGGTTCTACTTTTTTTTGGTGACTCTAAACTGCCTCTTCCTCAGATTCTCAGCTTCAGAAAAGTCAGCTTGTGCAATGCAGTAGGCAGTCCTGACATACGCTATCTTCTATAATTGAAGAAGTTATgggtttttctttctataaCTGTGTGGTTACTACATGTGGGAGCGGAGCAGTGTTGCCTGGGAGTCTAGGCTTCATTCTGAGTGGTGATGTTGGCAGATCAGTAAATGCAATTATCTTTAACAGGCAGGAAGGGCAGAGGTCTTCACCCAGAGATCAGCAAGTGAAGCAGCTGGATCCACATTTCATGTTTATGGTGCTTTGGCAGCCGCTACCCTGTTTACCAAGGCCAGCAGGAATCTGTCATCTTGGCTGGGTGTGGCACAAGTAGCAACAGATTGGGTAAATATCTACAACTGGTATATAGTGATGACTGCAAAAAAGACCTAGAGTATTACACGCCCTTCAGATATGGCAATGTTCTAGCACTTGTGTTGAATTCTTCCTCCTGCCATAGGTGAGCCGAGCCAAGGCTGGGAGGTGTGTTACTCCCATAGACGCTGTGCAAACAAGGCAGAGATTAGCTCACCTGGAACTCACATCCTGTGCCAGGGACAGTGCTGAGTCACCTCACAGGCACCTCACCCGGCTGTCAGCCAAGGTGCCTCATAGCACAGACACACCATGGTGTGTGTGTCCTGTCTGCTTCCTGCTCCTGCATACTTGGAAGTACTGCCTTGCTCTTTTGCTTGCCCGTTGGGATTTCCTGCTCCCAAACTTCCAAGAAATCTTGGAGAT
Above is a window of Meleagris gallopavo isolate NT-WF06-2002-E0010 breed Aviagen turkey brand Nicholas breeding stock chromosome 4, Turkey_5.1, whole genome shotgun sequence DNA encoding:
- the LOC104910685 gene encoding uncharacterized protein LOC104910685, whose translation is MVIEHVPFLFCWECGAAVGQNSWGLAQRVWLLLHRGVACLDCIRSGRGQVGSTSAQVCINPAPVAAPVCQRAGRAEVFTQRSASEAAGSTFHVYGALAAATLFTKASRNLSSWLGVAQVATDWVSRAKAGRCVTPIDAVQTRQRLAHLELTSCARDSAESPHRHLTRLSAKVPHSTDTPWCVCPVCFLLLHTWKYCLALLLARWDFLLPNFQEILEMVAVPGPFYGLGFWVPAVQKKWKNIFSTPSLLSF